Proteins encoded together in one Streptomyces umbrinus window:
- a CDS encoding MBL fold metallo-hydrolase, whose translation MKLTVVGCSGSFPSAESACSSYLVEADGFRLLLDMGNGALGELQRHCGLYDLDAIFLSHLHADHCIDMCAYFVARYYRHDGGRCDPIPVYGPEGTEQRLTTAYADTPSASSMSEVFDFHTVKPGSFEIGPFSVHTEKVSHPVEAYGIRVEHGGRSLTYSGDTGVCDTLDELARDTDLFLCEAAFTHGKEDIPDLHLNGREAGETATRAAARRLVLTHIPPWTDPQANLADARAAFGGPVELATPRVTYEI comes from the coding sequence ATGAAGCTCACCGTCGTCGGCTGCTCGGGGTCGTTCCCGTCCGCGGAATCGGCCTGCTCGAGCTACCTCGTCGAGGCCGACGGCTTCCGGCTGCTTCTCGACATGGGCAACGGTGCCCTTGGCGAGCTGCAGCGCCACTGCGGTCTCTACGACCTTGACGCGATCTTCCTCAGCCATCTGCACGCCGACCACTGCATCGACATGTGCGCGTACTTCGTCGCGCGCTACTACCGCCATGACGGCGGCCGCTGCGATCCGATCCCCGTCTACGGACCCGAGGGCACGGAACAGCGCCTGACCACCGCGTACGCGGACACCCCCTCCGCCTCCTCCATGAGCGAGGTCTTCGACTTCCACACGGTCAAGCCGGGCTCGTTCGAGATCGGCCCGTTCTCGGTGCACACCGAGAAGGTGAGCCACCCCGTGGAGGCGTACGGCATCCGTGTCGAGCACGGCGGCCGGTCGCTCACGTACTCCGGGGACACCGGCGTCTGCGACACGCTGGACGAACTCGCCCGGGACACCGACCTGTTCCTCTGCGAGGCCGCGTTCACCCACGGCAAGGAGGACATCCCGGACCTCCACCTCAACGGCCGCGAGGCCGGCGAGACCGCGACCCGCGCCGCGGCCCGCCGCCTGGTCCTGACCCACATTCCGCCGTGGACGGACCCGCAGGCGAACCTCGCCGACGCCCGAGCGGCGTTCGGAGGACCGGTGGAACTCGCCACGCCGCGAGTCACGTACGAGATCTGA
- a CDS encoding PTS transporter subunit EIIC, which produces MTTATAPAAPAKKWGSGLLQGLQKVGRSLQLPIAVLPAAGILLRLGQPDVFGADGLGWNKVASVFATAGDAVFANLPLLFCVGIAIGFAKKSDGSTALAALVGFLVYKNVLTAFPISEAKVQKGADVAATYNDPKVLGGIVMGLIAAVTWQRFHRTKLPDWLGFFNGRRLVPILMAFIGTAVGVFFGLVWEPIGDVITNFGEWMTGLGAVGAGIFGAINRALLPVGMHQFVNTVAWQEIGTYTDSAGAVWHGDLPRFFHGDPTAGQFMTGFFPIMMFALPAAALAITHCARPERRKAVGGMMVSLALTSFVTGITEPIEFAFMFIAPVLYVIHAILTAISMAVTWALGVHHGFSFSAGAIDYFLNWNLATKPWMIIPIGLVFAAIYYVTFRFAIIRFNLATPGREPDEEVEDLTKA; this is translated from the coding sequence ATGACCACCGCCACAGCTCCGGCGGCCCCCGCGAAGAAGTGGGGATCCGGCCTGCTCCAGGGCCTGCAGAAGGTCGGCCGCAGCCTGCAACTCCCCATTGCCGTGCTGCCGGCCGCCGGCATCCTGCTCCGTCTCGGCCAGCCCGATGTGTTCGGCGCGGACGGGCTCGGCTGGAACAAGGTCGCGTCCGTGTTCGCCACCGCCGGCGACGCGGTCTTCGCCAACCTGCCGTTGCTGTTCTGCGTCGGCATCGCCATCGGCTTCGCCAAGAAGTCCGACGGCTCCACCGCGCTCGCGGCGCTCGTCGGGTTCCTCGTCTACAAGAACGTCCTCACCGCGTTCCCGATCAGCGAGGCCAAGGTCCAGAAGGGCGCGGACGTCGCCGCGACCTACAACGACCCCAAGGTCCTCGGCGGCATCGTGATGGGCCTGATAGCCGCGGTCACCTGGCAGCGCTTCCACCGCACCAAGCTCCCCGACTGGCTCGGCTTCTTCAACGGCCGCCGTCTCGTACCGATCCTGATGGCCTTCATCGGCACCGCCGTCGGCGTCTTCTTCGGCCTCGTCTGGGAGCCCATCGGCGACGTCATCACCAACTTCGGCGAGTGGATGACCGGCCTCGGCGCGGTCGGCGCGGGCATCTTCGGCGCCATCAACCGCGCGCTGCTGCCGGTCGGCATGCACCAGTTCGTGAACACCGTCGCCTGGCAGGAGATCGGCACCTACACGGACTCCGCCGGTGCCGTCTGGCACGGTGACCTGCCGCGCTTCTTCCACGGCGACCCGACTGCCGGTCAGTTCATGACAGGCTTTTTCCCCATCATGATGTTCGCGCTCCCGGCCGCCGCCCTGGCGATCACGCACTGCGCCCGCCCCGAGCGCCGCAAGGCCGTCGGCGGCATGATGGTCTCCCTCGCGCTGACCTCGTTCGTCACGGGTATCACCGAGCCGATCGAGTTCGCGTTCATGTTCATCGCGCCGGTCCTGTACGTGATCCACGCGATCCTCACCGCGATCTCGATGGCCGTCACCTGGGCGCTGGGCGTCCACCACGGCTTCAGCTTCTCCGCGGGCGCCATCGACTACTTCCTCAACTGGAACCTCGCCACCAAGCCATGGATGATCATCCCGATCGGCCTGGTCTTCGCGGCGATCTACTACGTGACCTTCCGCTTCGCGATCATCAGGTTCAACCTCGCGACGCCGGGCCGCGAGCCCGACGAGGAGGTCGAGGACCTCACCAAGGCGTGA
- a CDS encoding PTS transporter subunit EIIC, with translation MSADSAAAPARARWSNLFQGLQKMGRSLQLPIAVLPAAGILNRLGQPDVFGADGLGWTDVSKVMAGAGGALLDGSLGLPLLFCVGVAIGMAKKADGSTALAAVAGFLVYYNVLRQFPEDCAEQAKVVAAGCQADDGSVVVFTYQNPGVFGGIIMGLMAAYFWQRYHRTKLVDWLGFFNGRRLVPIIMAFVAIAFAALCLWVWPPVGRGLEDFSDWLVSLGSWGAGLFGLANRALLVIGLHQFLNVPMWFQFGSYTKPDGTVVHGDINMFLAGDPDAGQFTSGFFPIMMFALPAACLAMTHCAKPQRRKEIGGLMMSIALTSFVTGITEPIEYSFVFIAPALYAVHAILTGVSMAVTWGLGVHDGFSFSAGLIDYVINWNLATKPWAIIPIGLCFAAVYYVVFRFAITKFNLPTPGREPEDEVEDVTKA, from the coding sequence ATGAGTGCCGACAGCGCCGCCGCGCCCGCGCGCGCCCGCTGGAGCAACCTGTTCCAGGGCCTGCAGAAGATGGGCCGCAGCCTCCAACTGCCCATCGCCGTACTGCCGGCCGCCGGCATTCTCAACCGCCTGGGCCAGCCGGATGTGTTCGGTGCCGACGGTCTCGGCTGGACGGATGTCTCCAAGGTGATGGCGGGCGCGGGCGGCGCCCTGCTGGACGGCTCGCTCGGTCTGCCGCTGCTGTTCTGCGTCGGTGTGGCGATCGGTATGGCGAAGAAGGCCGACGGTTCGACGGCGCTCGCGGCGGTGGCCGGGTTCCTCGTCTACTACAACGTGCTGCGGCAGTTCCCCGAGGACTGTGCGGAGCAGGCGAAGGTGGTGGCGGCCGGCTGTCAGGCGGACGACGGCTCGGTGGTGGTGTTCACGTACCAGAACCCGGGTGTCTTCGGAGGCATCATCATGGGGCTGATGGCGGCCTACTTCTGGCAGCGCTACCACCGCACCAAGCTGGTGGACTGGCTCGGCTTCTTCAACGGCCGCCGTCTCGTGCCGATCATCATGGCGTTCGTGGCGATCGCGTTCGCGGCGCTGTGTCTGTGGGTGTGGCCGCCGGTCGGCCGGGGTCTTGAGGACTTCAGCGACTGGCTGGTGAGCCTGGGTTCGTGGGGTGCTGGGCTCTTCGGTCTCGCCAACCGCGCGCTGCTGGTGATCGGGCTGCACCAGTTCCTGAACGTGCCCATGTGGTTCCAGTTCGGCAGTTACACCAAGCCGGACGGCACGGTCGTGCACGGCGACATCAACATGTTCCTGGCGGGCGACCCGGACGCCGGGCAGTTCACGTCGGGCTTCTTCCCCATCATGATGTTCGCGCTGCCGGCGGCGTGCCTGGCGATGACCCACTGCGCAAAACCCCAGCGCCGCAAGGAAATTGGCGGCCTGATGATGTCGATCGCCCTGACGTCGTTCGTCACGGGCATCACGGAACCGATCGAGTACTCCTTCGTGTTCATCGCGCCCGCGCTGTACGCGGTGCACGCGATCCTCACGGGCGTCTCGATGGCGGTGACGTGGGGTCTGGGTGTGCACGACGGGTTCAGTTTCTCAGCGGGCCTGATCGACTACGTCATCAACTGGAATCTGGCCACGAAACCCTGGGCGATCATTCCGATCGGCCTGTGTTTCGCCGCCGTCTACTACGTGGTCTTCCGGTTCGCGATCACGAAGTTCAACCTGCCGACGCCCGGCCGGGAGCCGGAGGACGAGGTCGAGGACGTGACGAAGGCGTAG
- a CDS encoding glucose PTS transporter subunit EIIB: protein MASKAEKIVAGLGGIENIEEVEGCITRLRTEVIDPSKVDEAALKAAGAHGVVKMGNAIQVVIGTDADPIAADIEDMM, encoded by the coding sequence ATGGCCAGCAAGGCTGAGAAGATCGTCGCCGGGCTCGGCGGCATCGAGAACATCGAAGAGGTCGAGGGCTGCATCACCCGGCTGCGCACCGAGGTCATCGACCCGAGCAAGGTCGACGAGGCCGCCCTGAAGGCCGCGGGCGCCCACGGCGTCGTCAAGATGGGCAACGCCATCCAGGTCGTCATCGGCACCGACGCGGACCCGATCGCCGCGGACATCGAAGACATGATGTGA
- the rph gene encoding ribonuclease PH, whose translation MSRIDGRTPEQLRPITIERGWSKHAEGSVLVSFGDTKVFCTASVTEGVPRWRKGSGEGWVTAEYSMLPRATNTRGDRESVRGKIGGRTHEISRLIGRSLRAVIDYKALGENTIVLDCDVLQADGGTRTAAITGAYVALADAITWAQGKKIIRAGRQPLTGTVSAVSVGIVGGVPLLDLCYEEDVRADTDMNVVCTGDGRFVEVQGTAEAEPFAREELNSLLDLAVLGCTELAVAQRTALDTVLER comes from the coding sequence ATGTCTCGAATCGACGGCCGCACGCCCGAACAGCTCCGCCCGATCACCATCGAACGCGGCTGGAGCAAGCACGCCGAGGGCTCCGTCCTCGTCTCCTTCGGCGACACGAAGGTCTTCTGCACCGCCTCCGTGACCGAGGGCGTCCCGCGCTGGCGCAAGGGCAGCGGCGAGGGCTGGGTCACCGCCGAATACTCCATGCTCCCGCGGGCCACCAACACCCGCGGCGACCGCGAATCCGTCCGCGGCAAGATCGGCGGCCGCACGCACGAGATCAGCCGCCTCATCGGACGGTCCCTGCGCGCCGTCATCGACTACAAGGCACTCGGCGAGAACACCATCGTCCTCGACTGCGACGTCCTCCAGGCCGACGGCGGCACCCGCACCGCCGCCATCACCGGCGCGTACGTCGCCCTCGCGGACGCCATCACCTGGGCCCAGGGCAAGAAGATCATCCGCGCCGGCCGCCAGCCCCTCACCGGAACCGTCAGCGCCGTCTCCGTCGGCATCGTCGGCGGCGTGCCCCTCCTCGACCTCTGCTACGAGGAGGACGTCCGCGCCGACACCGACATGAACGTCGTCTGCACCGGCGACGGCCGCTTCGTCGAGGTCCAGGGCACCGCCGAGGCCGAACCGTTCGCCCGCGAGGAGCTCAACTCCCTTCTCGACCTGGCCGTTCTGGGCTGCACGGAACTCGCTGTCGCCCAGCGCACGGCGCTTGATACGGTCCTGGAAAGGTAA
- the rdgB gene encoding RdgB/HAM1 family non-canonical purine NTP pyrophosphatase: MTRLILATRNPGKITELRAILAAAGLHHDLVGADAYPEIPDVKETGVTFAENALLKAHALAQATGLPAVADDSGLCVDVLGGAPGIFSARWSGTHGDDLANLRLLLAQLGDIPDEHRAAHFACAAALALPDGTERVVEGRLLGTLRHEPTGSHGFGYDPILQPEGDTRTCAELTPDEKNAISHRGKAFRGLVPVVRELLG; this comes from the coding sequence ATGACCCGCCTGATCCTCGCCACCCGCAACCCCGGAAAGATCACCGAGCTGAGGGCGATCCTCGCCGCCGCAGGTCTCCACCACGACCTCGTCGGCGCGGACGCCTACCCGGAGATCCCCGACGTCAAGGAAACCGGCGTCACCTTCGCCGAGAACGCCCTCCTCAAGGCACACGCCCTCGCCCAGGCCACCGGCCTGCCGGCCGTCGCCGACGACTCGGGCCTCTGCGTCGACGTCCTCGGCGGCGCCCCCGGAATCTTCTCCGCCCGCTGGTCCGGCACCCACGGCGACGACCTGGCCAACCTCAGGCTCCTCCTCGCCCAACTCGGCGACATCCCCGACGAACACCGCGCCGCCCACTTCGCCTGCGCCGCCGCACTCGCCCTCCCCGACGGAACGGAACGCGTGGTCGAGGGCCGCCTCCTCGGCACCCTGCGCCACGAGCCCACCGGCTCCCACGGCTTCGGCTACGACCCGATCCTCCAGCCCGAGGGCGACACCCGCACCTGCGCGGAACTCACCCCCGACGAGAAGAACGCGATCAGCCACCGGGGCAAGGCGTTCCGCGGACTCGTACCGGTCGTGCGGGAGTTGCTGGGGTGA
- a CDS encoding HNH endonuclease signature motif containing protein translates to MSGGTRYTREQLAQAAEQCSSIDDVIAYFGTRPYINLRRHLYKRFEHFSIDITHFSRKGRHGPKGLPTESELRRAVAESTSIAGTLQLLQRPDNTRLRALFPELTEKYGIDTSHFLGQGHRRGKPGPTPLKRAEDLLIKHNGERRTKTGQLRRALHEIGVPEQCARCGTAPEWLGKPMTLEVDHINGDWSDNRPDNLQLLCPNCHAITSTWCRGGRRRSV, encoded by the coding sequence ATGAGCGGTGGCACGCGATACACGCGCGAGCAGCTGGCTCAGGCTGCCGAACAGTGCTCAAGCATCGACGACGTCATTGCCTACTTCGGCACCCGGCCCTACATCAATCTCCGACGTCATCTGTACAAACGCTTCGAGCACTTCAGCATCGACATCACGCACTTCTCCCGCAAGGGCCGACATGGGCCCAAGGGCCTGCCAACCGAGAGCGAGTTGCGGCGTGCCGTTGCCGAGTCGACTTCTATAGCCGGAACCCTTCAGTTGCTGCAACGCCCGGACAACACGCGCCTGCGCGCGCTGTTCCCGGAGCTGACCGAGAAATACGGAATCGACACCTCGCATTTCCTGGGCCAGGGGCATCGCCGCGGGAAGCCCGGACCGACTCCTTTGAAGCGAGCGGAAGATCTGCTGATCAAGCACAACGGTGAGCGGCGGACAAAGACAGGGCAACTGCGTCGGGCGCTTCACGAGATTGGCGTACCTGAGCAATGCGCCCGATGCGGCACCGCACCGGAGTGGCTCGGCAAGCCGATGACGCTGGAGGTGGACCACATCAACGGAGATTGGAGCGACAACCGCCCCGACAACCTCCAGTTGCTGTGCCCCAACTGTCACGCGATCACCAGCACCTGGTGCCGAGGGGGCCGGAGGCGATCCGTGTAG
- a CDS encoding HNH endonuclease signature motif containing protein, translating into MPVSPYTRERLEEAASSSRTLSEALGKLGVDPKSSTRRYVQARMKKLGVNTSHFEREGARWTREILATAVSASTNMCEVLRSLGLEVVGGHHTHISRRVKALGIDTSHFTPEARGGRRQRTPEELLVEQDPTHSRREQSARLKRAMLGNGIKDCCTMCGIEAVWLGEPLPLEVDHIDGNWRNNRIENLQLLCPNCHSTTDTYRGRAKGRYRSSPS; encoded by the coding sequence ATGCCGGTCAGCCCGTACACCAGGGAGCGGCTGGAGGAGGCGGCGAGCTCGTCGCGGACGTTGTCGGAGGCGTTGGGGAAGTTGGGGGTGGATCCGAAGAGTTCGACGCGGCGGTACGTGCAGGCGCGCATGAAGAAGTTGGGGGTGAACACCTCGCACTTCGAGCGTGAGGGAGCACGGTGGACCAGAGAGATCCTTGCAACAGCAGTCTCCGCGTCGACGAACATGTGTGAAGTCCTGCGCAGTCTCGGGCTTGAGGTCGTCGGCGGACACCACACGCACATCAGCCGTAGGGTCAAAGCGTTGGGCATCGACACCTCACACTTCACCCCGGAGGCCCGCGGGGGCAGGCGGCAACGTACACCTGAGGAACTGCTCGTCGAGCAAGACCCGACACACTCCCGCCGCGAGCAGAGCGCTCGGCTGAAACGAGCGATGCTGGGCAACGGCATCAAGGACTGCTGCACCATGTGCGGCATCGAGGCAGTCTGGCTCGGAGAACCGCTGCCTCTCGAAGTCGACCACATCGACGGCAATTGGCGTAACAATCGAATCGAGAACCTACAGCTGCTGTGCCCCAACTGCCACTCCACGACGGATACTTATCGAGGGCGAGCCAAAGGACGTTACCGGAGCTCCCCCTCATGA